A window of Synechococcus sp. WH 8109 genomic DNA:
GTCCACCCCCTTCATCACCACCTGCACGGATGTGGCGGGCACGCTGATCTACCTGAAGACGGCGGGGTGGCTGCTGATCCACCTGCCGCAGCTGGTGCAAGCCACAGGTATTTCTACCCAATTCTTCGTTCTGGGCATTTTCTGAGAGTCTGTTCACGTTTCTTAGGAGTACTCTTCACATAACTCAAAGAAGCGCCCCATGGCTCCGGCTGCGACCGCTGCTTCCAAGCCGAAATCCGCTGCGAAGGCTGCTAAGACAGTCACAGCTGACGTTGATCTGGTTCGCTCCTATTTGCGCGACATCGGCCGCGTGCCGCTGCTGACCCACGAGCAGGAGATCACCCTTGGCCGCCAGGTGCAGGAGTTGATGGATCTGGAATCGCTCGAGGCTGAGCTGGAGAGCAAGGCTGGTGAAAAGCCCAGCCGCGATGTGCTGGCCAAGGCTTCAGGGCTTTCCTCGATGCAGCTCAAGCGCAAGTTGCAGCACGGTCGTCGCGCCAAGGAGCGGATGGTGGCCGCCAACCTCCGGTTGGTGGTGAGCGTGGCCAAGAAGTACACCAAGCGGAACATGGAACTCCTGGATCTGATCCAGGAAGGCACCATCGGCCTTGTCCGTGGTGTCGAGAAGTTTGACCCCACCCGCGGTTACAAGTTCTCCACTTACGCCTATTGGTGGATTCGCCAAGGGATCACACGGGCCATTGCGGAGAAGAGCCGCACGATTCGGCTGCCGATCCACATCACCGAGATGCTGAACAAGCTCAAGAAGGGTCAGCGGGAGCTGAGCCAGGAGTTGGGCCGTACTCCCACCGTTACGGAGCTGGCTGAGTTCGTCGAGCTGCCAGAAGATGACGTCAAGGATTTGATGTGCCGAGCCCGTCAGCCGGTGAGCCTTGAGATGAAGGTTGGCGACGGAGACGACACCGAGCTGCTGGAACTGCTCTCCGGTGACGGCGATCTGCCCAGCGATCAGGTGGAGGAGGATTGCTTGAAGGGCGACCTGCGCAGCCTCCTGGGCCAGCTGCCCCACCTGCAGGAGCAGGTGCTGCGGATGCGTTACGGCATGGATGGAGAAGATCCGATGAGCCTCACTGGTATCGGTCGGATTCTGGGCATGAGCCGTGACCGTGTTCGCAACCTGGAGCGGGATGGTCTGGCCGGTCTGCGCCGTGTGAGTGATCAGGTAGAGGCCTACGTCGCCTGTTGAACTGATCTTGTCTTGATCAGCCGTTTCAGCACAGGGTTCACCTGATCCGGTGCTTCGTCATGGGGGCAGTGCCCTGAGTTGGGAATTACAGAAATGGAGCGAACGCAGTTCAGTGTCTGAGCCCAACGCTTGGCCTCCGCGATCGGCTCCCAAGGATCGTGTTCTCCCCAGATCAGATCCACGGGGGTCGACATTTCCGCCATCAATTGAGGGGCGAGATAGTCGTCGAACAGGTTGATGAAACCGCGGAAGGCTTCGGCAGCTCCCGCACGCTGGGTTGGTTGGAACAACAGATTCACGAGGTCGTCGTCGATGTTGGCGCCACTGGGATAGGCCTGCTTCAACACGCTGCGGATCACGCCGGGTCGTGCTGCATTGCGGAAGAGCGCGGTACTGAGCCAGCGCTGGCGCACCATCGTTTTCAGCAGCGGCCTGACCCAGGCCATCCAAGCCGGTTGTGCGGCCAGTTGTTTGTCATCCATCAAACGCTGGGCGCAGTCGATCAGCACCACACCACGGCAGCGCTCGCCTAGCAGTTGTGCTGCTCGCAGGGCGACAACCCCGCCGATCGAGTTGCCCACCAACAGCACGGGCCGTCGCACGACTGCATCGCAGAAGTCAGCCACCTGCTGGCCCCAAAGGTCAAAGCCGTAATCAACGGCATCCGCTGTAACGGGTTCATCCTTCAAGCGGGCGCGGGGTTGATCGCTGCTCCCGAAGCCGAGCAGATCGATGGCGTAGGTGGGCAGCTGTTCGGCCAGCACCGGCTGGTTGAAACGCCAGTGGTTCCTGTTAGCCCCGAAGCCATGGATCAGTAGCACCGCTTCTTCGGCTTCGCTGTTGCCCATCAGGCTCCAGCCAATGGATCGTTCGTTCCAGCTCCAGAGGGGGTTGCTTGGGCTCACGCCTTGGCTTGCTGCGCCGGTGCATCCTGGCGAGTGAACCGCTTGGATGACGTTTGTTGCCCGGGCCCTGTGCCAACGCCAAACGCGAACCCATGGCCGCGTTGAACGGAACCGATGCAGCCGTTCTGTCGGCAGCCTTGCTGGCTTGGTGGGAGTGCCATGGCCGCGGCGGCATCCCCTGGAAGCTGTTGCCCGGTGGTGGGCGCCCAGCGCCGCAGCAGCAGCTCGATCCCTACGGCATCTGGATTGCCGAGGTGATGCTGCAGCAGACCCAGTTGGCCGTGGCACTGCCTTACTGGACGCGTTGGATGGCGGCGTTCCCCACCATCGAGGCCCTGGCCGCGGCGTCTCTGGATGAGGTGCGGCTGCAGTGGCAGGGCCTCGGCTATTACTCCCGCGCCCGCCGGTTGCATGAGGCGGCCCAGCGGTTGGTGGGCCAACCGTGGCCCCGCAGCTTGGAGGCGTGGATGGGGTTGCCGGGCATCGGTCGCACCACCGCCGGCAGCATCCTTTCCAGTGCCTTCAATGCACCGTTGCCGATCCTGGATGGCAACGTCAAGCGGGTGCTGGCGCGATTGACGGCCCATCCGCGCCCTCCGGCTCGCGACTACGCCTTGTTCTGGAGCTGGAGCGAGGCCCTACTCGATCCGCTGCGGCCTCGTGACACCAACCAGGCCTTGATGGATCTGGGGGCCACGCTTTGCACCCCCCGCCAGCCTGACTGCCACCGCTGCCCCTGGCAGCTGCACTGCGCTTCTTACGCTGCCGGCGACCCCTGCTGCTGGCCCGTGACCGACGCTCCCAAGCCCTTGCCCTTCCAGGTGATTGGTGTGGGCGTCGTGCTCAATGCGGAAGGAGATGTGTTGATCGACCAGCGCCTGGAGGAAGGCCTGCTGGGGGGGATGTGGGAGTTCCCCGGTGGCAAGCAGGAGCCGGGTGAAACCATCGAAACCTGCATAGCCCGTGAGTTGAAGGAGGAGCTCGGCATTGCGGTGACGGTCGGCCCTGAGCTGATCACCATTGATCACGCGTATAGCCACAAGAAGCTGCGCTTCGTGGTGCATCTCTGCGACTGGGTGTCGGGACAGCCGCAGCCCCTTGCCAGTCAGCAGGTGCGTTGGGTGCGCCCAGATGACCTGGGGAATTACGCCTTTCCGGCCGCCAATGCTCGGATCATTGAGGCGTTGCTTGGCAGCTTGAAAAGCTCTGCCCACCCTTAGGGAAGGTTCTGATGCTGTGGGATGGCGCTTGGTTCCGTTGTCGCCTGTCTCGGCGAAGCTCTGATCGACCGTCTTGGGCCGCCTGGAGGTGATCCGGCGGTGGATCGGCCGGTGGACGACCGTCTGGGAGGCGCGCCAGCGAATGTGGCCTGTGGATTGGCTCGCTTGGGGACCCCTGTGGTCTTTGTCGGTCGCTTGGGGCAGGACGCCATTGGCGAGGCTTTTACCAGGTTGTTCGCTGAGCGTGGTGTCGGTACCACGCTGCTTCAGCGGGATGCCGAGCGTCCCAGTCGCATCGTGCTGGTTCGTCGTTCGATGGAGGGTGAACGGCAGTTTCAGGGTTTTGCCGGGGATCAAGGGGCTGGTTTCGCAGATCAGGCCCTGGAGTCGTTTGTACTGCCCGAGGCCCAATGGTTGTTGATCGGCACCCTCCTGCTGGCGGCACCAACGTCGGCATCGGCTTTGTTGTCAGCCGTGCGTCAGGCCCGGAACCAGGGAATGGCGATTGCTCTCGATGTCAATTGGCGCCCCACGTTCTGGGATGCCACCGCTGATCCCGAGGCCGGACCGTCTGCAGCGGCGAAGGCTGCGATTCAACCGCTGCTGCGCCAGGCGGCTCTGATCAAGTTGGCGACAGAGGAAGCCCTCTGGTTTTTCAACAGCGACG
This region includes:
- a CDS encoding alpha/beta fold hydrolase, with the translated sequence MSPSNPLWSWNERSIGWSLMGNSEAEEAVLLIHGFGANRNHWRFNQPVLAEQLPTYAIDLLGFGSSDQPRARLKDEPVTADAVDYGFDLWGQQVADFCDAVVRRPVLLVGNSIGGVVALRAAQLLGERCRGVVLIDCAQRLMDDKQLAAQPAWMAWVRPLLKTMVRQRWLSTALFRNAARPGVIRSVLKQAYPSGANIDDDLVNLLFQPTQRAGAAEAFRGFINLFDDYLAPQLMAEMSTPVDLIWGEHDPWEPIAEAKRWAQTLNCVRSISVIPNSGHCPHDEAPDQVNPVLKRLIKTRSVQQAT
- a CDS encoding RpoD/SigA family RNA polymerase sigma factor, which codes for MAPAATAASKPKSAAKAAKTVTADVDLVRSYLRDIGRVPLLTHEQEITLGRQVQELMDLESLEAELESKAGEKPSRDVLAKASGLSSMQLKRKLQHGRRAKERMVAANLRLVVSVAKKYTKRNMELLDLIQEGTIGLVRGVEKFDPTRGYKFSTYAYWWIRQGITRAIAEKSRTIRLPIHITEMLNKLKKGQRELSQELGRTPTVTELAEFVELPEDDVKDLMCRARQPVSLEMKVGDGDDTELLELLSGDGDLPSDQVEEDCLKGDLRSLLGQLPHLQEQVLRMRYGMDGEDPMSLTGIGRILGMSRDRVRNLERDGLAGLRRVSDQVEAYVAC
- the mutT gene encoding 8-oxo-dGTP diphosphatase MutT, which translates into the protein MAALNGTDAAVLSAALLAWWECHGRGGIPWKLLPGGGRPAPQQQLDPYGIWIAEVMLQQTQLAVALPYWTRWMAAFPTIEALAAASLDEVRLQWQGLGYYSRARRLHEAAQRLVGQPWPRSLEAWMGLPGIGRTTAGSILSSAFNAPLPILDGNVKRVLARLTAHPRPPARDYALFWSWSEALLDPLRPRDTNQALMDLGATLCTPRQPDCHRCPWQLHCASYAAGDPCCWPVTDAPKPLPFQVIGVGVVLNAEGDVLIDQRLEEGLLGGMWEFPGGKQEPGETIETCIARELKEELGIAVTVGPELITIDHAYSHKKLRFVVHLCDWVSGQPQPLASQQVRWVRPDDLGNYAFPAANARIIEALLGSLKSSAHP
- a CDS encoding carbohydrate kinase → MALGSVVACLGEALIDRLGPPGGDPAVDRPVDDRLGGAPANVACGLARLGTPVVFVGRLGQDAIGEAFTRLFAERGVGTTLLQRDAERPSRIVLVRRSMEGERQFQGFAGDQGAGFADQALESFVLPEAQWLLIGTLLLAAPTSASALLSAVRQARNQGMAIALDVNWRPTFWDATADPEAGPSAAAKAAIQPLLRQAALIKLATEEALWFFNSDDPAAIQRALPQRPDVVVTNGAAPVRWQLGADSGQQAAFQLPSVVDTTGAGDAFTAGLLHRWAAASQERIRFAAACGAMVCGGAGGIDPQPTQAQVEAFLGGVS